The Urbifossiella limnaea genome has a window encoding:
- a CDS encoding hybrid sensor histidine kinase/response regulator produces MPSSFLFATGTLADPTANALVVGASVVTTLALAWHALRRPGPHRPVYAAVALATGATTVAQLDHYFPWAAWPAAAVGLASAVVLGVAFPRSVAAAERARAEDAGRLTLLEAAVGASSDGVMIAEADPHDAAGLRVVYANPAFERITGYTVEEAAGLSPSVFCQTSGSARNHPPTPDPDEEAAAAALASVRAALGGSAPARLDVPSRRKDGARVWSEWQVVPVAGPDGRPTHRVAVIRDMTGRRQLETQLRESQKLEAVGRLAGGIAHDFNNLLTVIRGNAELVAMNPDELPPPDLIEDIRGAADRATGLVRQLLAFSRRQPARPVVLDLNEAVSDMAGILRRLLGERVSVTTLLCPQSVRARIDRGQFEQVVMNLAVNAKDAMPTGGALTISTAARPPDGDSMRSARVTVSDTGVGIPDDVREKIFEPFFTTKAMGKGTGLGLATVYGIVQQAGGRVTVESAVGVGTTFRVDLPWCADAAQPSSMMLTPHPVPRPAGGKGRTVLLAEDEDAVRKLTRTALESAGYVVHEAASGEAALAQLPELASVDLLVTDLTMPGISGKELARLVRAERPDAAVVFISGYHSDIGRLDAIPGAIFLPKPFTPADLLRIAGKAMSRMAARAAATV; encoded by the coding sequence ATGCCGTCGTCCTTCCTCTTCGCGACCGGAACACTCGCCGACCCCACAGCGAACGCCCTCGTGGTCGGTGCGTCCGTCGTCACCACGCTCGCGTTGGCCTGGCACGCGCTGCGCCGACCGGGGCCTCACCGGCCCGTCTACGCCGCCGTCGCGCTGGCGACCGGGGCCACGACCGTGGCTCAGCTCGACCACTACTTCCCGTGGGCGGCGTGGCCGGCGGCCGCGGTCGGGCTCGCGTCGGCGGTCGTGCTGGGCGTGGCATTCCCGCGCAGTGTGGCGGCGGCGGAGCGCGCCCGCGCGGAGGACGCCGGCCGGCTGACGCTGCTCGAGGCCGCCGTCGGGGCGTCGTCCGACGGCGTGATGATCGCCGAGGCCGACCCCCACGACGCGGCCGGTCTCCGAGTCGTCTACGCCAACCCGGCGTTCGAGCGGATCACCGGTTACACGGTTGAGGAAGCCGCCGGACTCAGCCCGAGCGTGTTCTGCCAGACGTCCGGTTCGGCCCGCAACCACCCGCCGACGCCGGATCCCGACGAGGAAGCCGCCGCCGCCGCGCTGGCGTCGGTCCGCGCCGCACTCGGGGGTAGTGCCCCGGCCCGGCTCGACGTACCGAGCCGGCGGAAGGACGGTGCCCGGGTGTGGTCCGAGTGGCAGGTCGTGCCGGTAGCGGGGCCGGACGGCCGCCCCACGCACCGCGTCGCCGTGATTCGCGACATGACCGGCCGCCGGCAACTGGAAACGCAGCTGCGCGAGTCGCAAAAGCTCGAAGCGGTCGGCCGCCTCGCCGGAGGCATCGCCCACGACTTCAACAACCTACTGACGGTCATTCGCGGTAACGCCGAACTCGTCGCCATGAACCCGGACGAGCTACCGCCGCCCGACCTGATCGAGGACATCCGCGGCGCCGCCGACCGCGCCACGGGCCTGGTGCGGCAGCTGCTCGCGTTCAGCCGACGGCAGCCGGCCCGGCCGGTCGTTCTCGACCTGAACGAGGCCGTGTCGGACATGGCCGGCATCCTCCGCCGGCTGCTCGGTGAGCGGGTGTCGGTGACGACGCTCCTTTGTCCGCAGTCGGTGCGGGCGCGGATCGACCGCGGCCAGTTCGAGCAGGTGGTGATGAACCTCGCTGTCAACGCCAAGGACGCGATGCCGACGGGCGGCGCCCTGACGATCTCGACTGCCGCCAGGCCACCTGACGGCGACTCGATGCGGTCCGCCCGGGTCACCGTGAGCGACACGGGAGTCGGCATCCCGGACGACGTGCGGGAAAAGATATTCGAGCCGTTCTTCACCACGAAGGCGATGGGGAAGGGGACCGGCTTGGGGTTGGCCACGGTGTACGGCATCGTGCAGCAGGCCGGCGGCCGGGTGACGGTCGAGTCGGCGGTCGGGGTCGGGACGACGTTCCGCGTGGACCTGCCGTGGTGCGCGGACGCGGCTCAGCCGTCGTCAATGATGTTGACTCCGCACCCGGTGCCGCGGCCGGCCGGCGGGAAGGGGCGCACGGTGCTGTTGGCGGAAGACGAGGACGCCGTCCGGAAGCTGACGCGAACGGCGCTGGAGTCGGCCGGCTACGTCGTCCACGAGGCGGCGAGCGGCGAGGCGGCGCTGGCCCAGCTCCCGGAACTGGCGTCGGTGGACTTGTTGGTGACGGACCTGACGATGCCGGGCATCAGCGGCAAGGAGCTGGCCCGGCTGGTTCGGGCGGAGCGGCCCGATGCGGCTGTCGTGTTCATCAGCGGCTACCACTCGGACATCGGCCGCCTGGACGCGATCCCCGGAGCGATCTTCCTGCCGAAGCCGTTTACGCCGGCCGACCTCCTGCGGATCGCGGGAAAGGCGATGAGCCGCATGGCCGCGCGGGCGGCGGCGACCGTGTGA
- a CDS encoding sulfatase family protein produces MRTLVAVVVALAAAAPARAQVPKRPPNIVVVFTDDHAYQAVSAYNHPLKLNQTPNIDRLAKEGVRLDRCLVPNSICGPSRAVLLTGRYSHSNGFYNNTNSRFDGSQTTFPKLLQRAGYQTALFGKWHLVSDPTGFDTWQILPGQGQYYNPPMNRMGQRVVVPGYVTDVITDLSLDWLRGRDPNKPFLLMCQHKAPHREWSPALRHLNHNNDRVYPEPDTLFDDYAGRGAAERNQDMTLEKSINALDMKFNDPPGLTADQKKTWDAYYAPRNAAFKAAPPQGRDLVRWRYQRYMHDYLGCVKAVDEGVGRVLDYLDREKLTDNTIVVYASDQGFYLGEHGWFDKRWIFEESVRTPCLIRWPGVARPGTSSERLTSLLDVAPTVLEAAGLPVPEGTHGRSLKGLLAGQTPADWRTSFYYHYYEYPGPHDVRRHYGVVTERYKLVRFYGAPGAEYWELFDRQTDPRELTSVYGRPEHADAQRQLHAELDRLRQELRVPATDPPEAQILPKKKQ; encoded by the coding sequence ATGCGAACCCTCGTCGCGGTTGTCGTCGCGCTCGCGGCCGCCGCCCCGGCCCGCGCCCAGGTGCCCAAGCGGCCGCCGAACATCGTCGTCGTCTTCACCGACGACCACGCCTACCAGGCGGTCAGCGCCTACAACCACCCGCTCAAGCTGAACCAGACGCCGAACATCGACCGCCTGGCCAAGGAAGGCGTCCGCCTCGACCGCTGCCTCGTGCCGAATTCGATCTGCGGGCCGAGCCGGGCCGTGCTCCTCACCGGCCGGTACAGCCACTCGAACGGCTTCTACAACAACACGAATTCCCGCTTCGACGGCAGCCAGACCACGTTCCCGAAACTGCTCCAGCGGGCCGGCTACCAAACGGCCCTGTTCGGCAAGTGGCACCTCGTTTCCGACCCTACCGGGTTCGACACCTGGCAAATCCTCCCCGGCCAGGGGCAGTACTACAACCCGCCGATGAACCGCATGGGGCAGCGCGTCGTCGTCCCCGGCTACGTCACCGATGTCATCACCGACCTGTCGCTGGACTGGCTGCGCGGCCGCGACCCGAACAAGCCGTTCCTGCTGATGTGCCAGCACAAGGCGCCGCACCGCGAGTGGTCGCCGGCGCTGCGGCACCTGAACCACAATAACGACCGGGTGTACCCCGAGCCGGACACGTTGTTCGACGACTACGCCGGCCGCGGCGCCGCCGAGCGCAACCAGGACATGACGCTGGAAAAGTCGATCAACGCGCTGGACATGAAGTTCAACGACCCGCCCGGCCTCACCGCGGACCAGAAGAAGACGTGGGATGCCTACTACGCCCCGCGGAACGCCGCGTTCAAGGCCGCGCCCCCACAGGGCCGCGACCTCGTCCGCTGGCGCTACCAGCGGTACATGCACGACTACCTCGGCTGTGTCAAAGCCGTGGACGAGGGCGTCGGCCGCGTTCTCGACTACCTCGACCGCGAGAAGCTGACCGACAACACGATCGTGGTCTACGCCTCCGACCAGGGCTTTTACCTGGGCGAGCACGGGTGGTTCGACAAGCGATGGATCTTCGAGGAGTCCGTCCGCACGCCGTGCCTGATCCGCTGGCCCGGCGTCGCCCGACCGGGCACGAGCAGCGAGCGCCTCACCAGCCTGCTCGACGTGGCGCCGACAGTCCTGGAAGCGGCCGGACTGCCGGTACCGGAGGGCACCCACGGCCGCAGTCTGAAGGGGTTGCTGGCCGGGCAGACGCCAGCCGACTGGCGGACGAGCTTCTACTACCACTATTACGAGTACCCAGGTCCGCACGACGTGCGACGGCACTACGGCGTGGTGACGGAGCGGTACAAGCTGGTGCGCTTCTACGGAGCTCCGGGGGCCGAGTACTGGGAGCTGTTCGACCGGCAGACCGACCCGCGAGAGCTGACCAGTGTGTACGGCCGACCCGAGCACGCCGACGCGCAGCGGCAACTGCACGCGGAACTCGACCGGTTGCGACAGGAACTTCGGGTGCCAGCGACGGACCCACCAGAGGCGCAGATTCTTCCGAAGAAAAAGCAGTGA
- the thiC gene encoding phosphomethylpyrimidine synthase, with translation MNQYPLPPLGLNPSSTAQGTTPGSFANRPALTPGPLGARTFSSPDTPGMPAASDKTAWDFLPAGWMTDTFELPPAKRPRGEAVSEIKTPSFGTGTKVATFLQGDETVRTVEFPVDFTPITQLESARLGIITPQMRRVAEREPHLSAAQVRDEVAAGRMVIPANTVHLGYRLDPMAIGRGSKTKVNANMGASPVSSSTDEEVEKLRWAEKWGADTVMDLSTGGDLNATRDAIIRASTVPIGTVPIYSMIIGRKIEDLTPAMILETLEHQARQGVDYFTIHAGVLKEHLQYIRKRLIGIVSRGGSLLAKWMITHDAQNPMYTHWEDICDVMRRYDVTFSIGDGLRPGGLADATDAAQLAELYTLGELTERAWRKGVQVMVEGPGHVPFDQIEYNMKLQRTVCHGAPFYVLGPLVTDIFPGYDHITSCIGATAAAYHGAAMLCYVTPKEHLGLPKKDDVKQGCIAYKIAAHAADVALGIPGARDRDDELTKARAALNWEKHFELSFDPDTARAYHDEDLDVDTDFCAMCGHDWCSVRISKEIVEFASGKDEDYQRGKAKVTAALSAEQREILEKRGVLSPAEIHRLASKTKKAVGADHDKAACHSDYADDAEAQSIQARRVPLAQVGE, from the coding sequence ATGAACCAGTACCCCCTCCCGCCGCTCGGGCTCAACCCGTCCTCGACCGCCCAGGGCACGACGCCCGGCAGCTTTGCCAATCGCCCGGCGCTCACCCCCGGCCCTCTCGGGGCGCGGACGTTCTCCTCGCCCGACACGCCGGGGATGCCGGCGGCGTCGGACAAGACCGCATGGGACTTCCTGCCGGCGGGTTGGATGACGGATACCTTCGAGCTTCCGCCGGCCAAGCGACCACGGGGTGAAGCCGTTAGCGAAATCAAAACACCCTCCTTCGGAACCGGCACCAAGGTCGCGACGTTCCTTCAGGGAGACGAGACGGTAAGAACCGTCGAGTTCCCAGTCGACTTTACCCCGATCACTCAACTCGAATCGGCCCGTCTCGGCATCATCACTCCGCAGATGCGCCGCGTCGCCGAGCGCGAGCCGCACCTCAGCGCGGCCCAGGTGCGAGACGAGGTCGCGGCTGGTCGCATGGTCATCCCCGCGAACACCGTCCACCTCGGCTACCGCCTCGACCCGATGGCGATCGGCCGCGGCAGCAAGACGAAGGTGAACGCCAACATGGGCGCCTCACCCGTGTCGAGCAGCACCGACGAGGAGGTCGAGAAGCTCCGCTGGGCCGAGAAGTGGGGCGCCGACACCGTGATGGACCTGTCCACCGGCGGCGACCTGAACGCCACCCGCGACGCCATCATCCGCGCCAGCACCGTACCCATCGGCACCGTGCCCATCTATTCGATGATCATCGGCCGCAAGATCGAAGATTTGACGCCGGCGATGATTCTGGAAACGCTCGAGCACCAGGCCCGGCAGGGCGTCGATTACTTCACCATCCACGCCGGCGTGCTGAAGGAACACCTCCAGTACATCCGCAAGCGGCTCATCGGCATCGTCAGCCGCGGCGGGTCGCTGCTGGCGAAGTGGATGATCACGCACGACGCGCAGAACCCGATGTACACCCACTGGGAGGACATCTGCGACGTGATGCGCCGCTACGACGTGACGTTCTCGATCGGCGACGGCCTCCGCCCCGGCGGTCTCGCCGACGCCACCGACGCCGCCCAGCTCGCGGAGCTATATACGCTCGGCGAGCTGACGGAGCGGGCGTGGCGCAAGGGCGTGCAGGTGATGGTCGAGGGGCCGGGACACGTCCCGTTCGACCAGATCGAGTACAACATGAAGCTGCAACGGACGGTGTGCCACGGGGCGCCGTTCTACGTGCTAGGGCCGCTCGTCACCGACATCTTCCCCGGCTACGACCACATCACGTCGTGCATCGGCGCCACCGCCGCGGCGTACCACGGCGCCGCGATGCTCTGCTACGTGACCCCGAAGGAGCACCTCGGCCTGCCGAAGAAGGACGACGTCAAGCAGGGGTGCATCGCCTACAAGATCGCCGCCCACGCCGCCGACGTGGCCCTCGGCATCCCCGGGGCGCGCGACCGCGACGACGAGCTCACCAAGGCCCGCGCCGCGCTGAACTGGGAGAAGCACTTCGAGCTGAGCTTCGACCCCGACACCGCGCGGGCGTACCACGACGAAGACCTGGACGTGGACACCGACTTCTGCGCCATGTGCGGCCACGACTGGTGCAGCGTGCGGATCAGCAAGGAGATCGTCGAGTTCGCGTCCGGCAAGGACGAGGACTACCAGCGCGGCAAGGCCAAGGTGACGGCGGCACTGTCGGCCGAGCAGCGCGAGATTTTGGAGAAGCGCGGCGTATTGAGCCCGGCCGAGATCCACCGGCTGGCCAGCAAGACGAAGAAGGCCGTCGGCGCCGACCACGACAAGGCCGCGTGCCACAGCGACTACGCCGACGACGCCGAGGCGCAGAGCATCCAGGCCCGCCGCGTGCCGCTCGCGCAGGTCGGCGAGTGA
- a CDS encoding ThuA domain-containing protein, with the protein MTRTAPLLAALVAAVLVAAGAPAPAKQTAAPIKALLVIGGCCHDYKKQQELLTKGISARANVVWTISYDPDTGTKHLNPIYDKGDWAKGFDVVVHDECTADVKDPKTVERILAPHKAGLPGVVIHCGMHCYRTEGFPKATPWFDFTGLATTGHGPQLPIEVSYTDPASPITKGLTGWTTKNEELYNNLSGKLHETAQPVARGKQTVTAKNGEKRTEEAVVAWTNRYNGKTRVFGTTLGHNNDTVADPRYLDLVTRGLLWSVDKLDAAHLTPAK; encoded by the coding sequence ATGACCCGGACCGCCCCCCTCCTCGCCGCGCTCGTCGCGGCCGTACTCGTCGCCGCCGGCGCCCCCGCCCCCGCCAAGCAGACCGCCGCGCCGATCAAGGCGCTGCTCGTCATCGGCGGCTGCTGCCACGACTACAAGAAGCAACAGGAACTGCTGACTAAGGGCATCTCCGCCCGCGCCAACGTGGTGTGGACGATCAGCTACGACCCGGACACCGGCACGAAACACCTCAACCCGATCTACGACAAGGGCGACTGGGCCAAGGGCTTCGACGTGGTCGTACACGACGAGTGCACCGCCGACGTGAAGGACCCCAAGACGGTGGAGCGCATCCTGGCCCCGCACAAGGCCGGACTGCCGGGGGTGGTCATCCACTGCGGGATGCACTGCTACCGAACTGAGGGCTTCCCGAAGGCGACGCCGTGGTTCGACTTCACCGGGCTGGCGACGACCGGCCACGGCCCGCAGTTGCCGATCGAGGTGAGCTACACCGACCCCGCGAGCCCGATCACGAAGGGGCTGACCGGCTGGACCACGAAGAATGAGGAGCTTTACAACAACCTCTCCGGCAAACTCCATGAGACGGCCCAGCCGGTGGCCCGCGGCAAGCAGACGGTGACGGCCAAGAACGGCGAGAAGCGGACGGAGGAGGCGGTGGTGGCGTGGACGAACCGGTACAACGGCAAGACGCGCGTGTTCGGCACCACCCTCGGCCACAACAACGACACCGTCGCCGACCCGCGCTACCTCGACCTGGTGACGCGCGGCCTGCTGTGGAGCGTGGACAAGCTCGACGCGGCGCACCTGACACCGGCGAAGTGA